The following proteins are co-located in the Cyprinus carpio isolate SPL01 unplaced genomic scaffold, ASM1834038v1 S000006624, whole genome shotgun sequence genome:
- the tmem237b gene encoding transmembrane protein 237B: protein MDTEAKVPSTRRRDLPPIPQGQRRARALPSMPSQDTAEEIPAPKSRKKKVKRDVESVDEHDDGGMEMGGLTSRRPSECQEPLTTEPVDNPPQRRKKKKKAQAIDVEGDQTDLVSNGDMVDQNVEEEVMRKPKKRKVKPKVTETQSNNELDIEDDDIITDPQVPVPQHSLFSAPQGQSQPVGKVFVERSRRFQAAERVDQWKASGPMEQSFMDSRSVWTTRDVSLRLHSGFRVIGLFSHGFLAGYAVWNIIVVYVLAGEQMSTLSNLLQQYNTLAYPAQSLLYLLLALSTVSAFDRLNLAKAATAMRSLLTLSPVALASFLYFSALVLSLSQQMTSDRINLYNQYSSYNVTLWQPGSEHSILHPWIIVNLVVTLLVGLAWVLMSTSPDIDHTEEFLMSMELEYPKAEEKGNITA from the exons ATGGACACTGAAGCAAAG GTTCCCAGCACAAGGAGAAGAGATCTCCCTCCCATTCCTCAAGGACAGAGG CGAGCACGAGCATTGCCATCTATGCCAAG TCAGGACACAGCAG AGGAGATTCCTGCTCCAAAGAGTAGGAAAAAGAAGGTCAAGAGGGATGTGGAGAGTGTGGATGAACATGATG ATGGTGGAATGGAAATGGGAGGGCTTACCAGTCGCAGACCTTCTGAATGCCAGGAACCTTTGACCACAGAACCTGTGGACAATCCGCCACAAaggaggaaaaagaagaagaaagcacAAGCAATTG ATGTGGAGGGAGATCAGACAGACCTGGTGTCAAATGGAGATATGGTGGATCAGAATGTCGAAGAAGAGGTGATGCGCAAACCAAAAAAGAGGAA AGTGAAACCTAAAGTCACAGAAACACAGTCCAACAATGAATTGGACATAGAGGATGATGATATCATCACAGACCCCCAGGTGCCTGTCCCCCAGCATTCCTTGTTCTCCGCTCCCCAAGGACAGAGCCAGCCTGTGGGGAAGGTGTTTGTGGAGAGGAGCC GTCGTTTTCAAGCAGCCGAGCGAGTGGACCAGTGGAAGGCCAGTGGCCCGATGGAGCAGAGCTTTATGGACAGCCGCTCAGTGTGGACCACTAGAGATGTCTCCTTGAGACTGCACAGCGGCTTTAG GGTGATTGGCCTGTTTTCTCATGGTTTCCTGGCTGGTTATGCTGTATGGAATATCATTGTGGTCTATGTTTTGGCTGGGGAACAGATGAGCACTCTTTCCAACCTACTCCAGCAGTACAATACCCTGGCCTACCCTGCACAGTCCCTGCTCTACCTGCTGCTGGCCCTCAGCACTGTTTCTGCCTTCGACAG GCTGAATCTTGCCAAAGCCGCTACGGCCATGAGGAGTTTACTGACCCTCAGTCCTGTGGCGCTTGCTTCCTTCT tgtacTTTTCTGCACTTGTTTTATCGTTAAGCCAGCAGATGACGAGTGATCGCATCAATCTCTATAATCAGTACTCTAGCTATAATGTGACACTCTG GCAGCCGGGCTCAGAGCACAGCATCCTTCACCCCTGGATCATAGTAAACCTGGTGGTCACTTTGCTGGTCGGGCTGGCCTGGGTTCTGATGTCAACAAGTCCAGATATCGACCACACAGAAG AGTTTTTAATGTCGATGGAATTGGAATATCCAAAAGCAGAAGAGAAGGGAAACATCACTGCATAA
- the LOC109089005 gene encoding cytochrome P450 20A1-like, whose protein sequence is MLDFAIFAVTFVIILIGAVLYLYPSSRSASGVPGLNPTEEKDGNLPDIVNKGSLHEFLVGLHDEFGSVASFWFGRRPVVSLGAVDQLRQHINPNWTTDSFETMLKSLLSYQSGSGVGVTESMIRKKVYEGAIDKTLENNFPLLLQLVEELVDKWASYPKSQHTPLCAHLLGLAMKAVTQLAMGSRFQDDAEVIRFRKNHEAIWSEIGKGYLDGSLEKSSSRKTHYESALAEMESVLKSVAKQRSGQGSSQSSFVNYLLQANLTERQVMEDGMVFTLAGCVITANLCIWAVHFLSVSEAVQERLYHELVEVLGEEPVTLEKIPQLRYCQQVLNETVRTAKLTPMAARLQEVEGKVDQHVIPKETLVIYALGVVLQDADTWSLPYRFNPDRFADESVMKSFSLLGFSGSQACPELRFAYTVAAVLLSTLVRRLKLHRVEGQVVEARYELVSTPKDDTWITVSKRN, encoded by the exons ATGTTGGATTTTGCTATATTTGCGGTGACATTTGTCATTATCCTGATCGGTGCCGTCCTGTATTTGTATCcg TCATCTAGAAGTGCCTCCGGTGTGCCAGGACTAAACCCCACAGAAGAGAA AGATGGGAATCTGCCAGATATAGTGAACAAAGGAAGCCTGCATGAGTTCCTGGTGGGTCTTCACGATGAGTTCGGGTCTGTGGCGTCGTTCTGGTTCGGGCGGAGACCAGTGGTCAGTCTTGGTGCTGTGGACCAACTACGACAACACATCAACCCCAACTGGACCA CGGATTCCTTTGAGACAATGCTCAAGTCATTGCTAAGTTACCAGTCAGGATCAGGAGTGGGAGTGACGGAGTCAatgataagaaaaaaagtgtatgaGGGAGCTATCGATAAAACCCTGGAGAACAACTTCCCTCTATTGCTTCAG ctggtgGAGGAGCTAGTTGATAAGTGGGCATCTTATCCTAAATCACAGCACACACCTCTTTGTGCTCATCTGCTTGGATTGGCTATGAAGGCTGTCACTCAGCTTGCCATGGGGAGTCGTTTTCAGGATGATGCTGAGGTCATCCGGTTCCGTAAGAACCATGAAGCG ATCTGGTCAGAGATTGGTAAAGGTTATCTGGATGGATCCCTAGAGAAGAGTTCCAGCAGAAAGACCCATTATGAGAGCG CTCTGGCTGAGATGGAGTCGGTGCTGAAGTCTGTGGCAAAGCAGAGGAGTGGACAAGGATCCAGTCAGTCATCTTTCGTTAACTATTTACTACAAGCCAATCTGACAGAGCGACAG GTGATGGAAGATGGTATGGTTTTTACTCTAGCTGGCTGTGTGATCACTGCTAACT TGTGCATCTGGGCAGTTCACTTCCTCTCAGTCTCAGAAGCAGTGCAGGAACGGCTCTATCATGAACTTGTTGAAGTGCTTGGTGAGGAGCCTGTTACCTTGGAGAAGATTCCACAACTTAG ATACTGCCAGCAGGTGCTGAATGAAACCGTCCGCACAGCCAAACTGACCCCCATGGCTGCCAGATTACAGGAGGTGGAGGGGAAGGTGGACCAACATGTCATTCCCAAAGAA ACATTGGTTATCTATGCCCTGGGCGTCGTCCTTCAAGATGCAGATACTTGGTCACTTCCATACAG ATTTAATCCTGACAGATTTGCTGATGAGTCTGTAATGAAGAGCTTCTCGCTGCTTGGGTTTTCCGGGAGCCAGGCCTGCCCTGAACTAAG aTTTGCATATACTGTGGCCGCAGTGCTGCTCAGCACGCTGGTGCGCAGGTTGAAACTGCACAGAGTGGAAGGGCAGGTGGTTGAGGCCAGGTATGAGCTGGTGTCCACACCCAAAGATGACACCTGGATCACAGTCAGCAAGAGGAACTGA